In bacterium, the DNA window GATGTTGGTAAAAATGGCTGCATAGACCAGAATGACTTGCCCAGGCGATGGTTTAGTAATTCAGAATTAGCGAAAGCTTTAGTTCGTAAGGGCGATTCCATTCTTGTGTCATCAGGGGCATACACCGGTAACGTTGGTCGATTATCTGACAGCTCAAAGAATAGGTTACCCGTTATTGCATCCAATTTTGTGAGGAGACTGCGTTCAAAAGAAGGTGTTCGACCCGACTGGCTTTATCACTTACTGCGATCAGGAGATATTCAAGCTCAGGTGCCTGCTTATGTTGGTGGAAGTGCGATGCCTAATTTGCAACCAGACTTCTACAAATATTGTCGAGTTCCTGTCTGCCCTTCACCGCAAGTTCAGGACATAATAATTCGAATAATCAACTCTATCGATTCCACTATCGATCAAGCAGAAACACTGCTTGCAAAGCAGCAACGAATCAAGACTGGATTAATTCACGACCTTCTTACGCGAGGTTTAGATGCTCAAGGTCGTCTCCGGGATCCTTCAA includes these proteins:
- a CDS encoding restriction endonuclease subunit S; the protein is MTYKNTHLEDLLDSTVSGYWGEDYATTKSRNLCQVIRNGDVGKNGCIDQNDLPRRWFSNSELAKALVRKGDSILVSSGAYTGNVGRLSDSSKNRLPVIASNFVRRLRSKEGVRPDWLYHLLRSGDIQAQVPAYVGGSAMPNLQPDFYKYCRVPVCPSPQVQDIIIRIINSIDSTIDQAETLLAKQQRIKTGLIHDLLTRGLDAQGRLRDPSNYPIVSTRVGNIPAEWNLSTVGEECYQVCVGIVIRPTQYYSETGPIALLSL